In a single window of the Dreissena polymorpha isolate Duluth1 chromosome 3, UMN_Dpol_1.0, whole genome shotgun sequence genome:
- the LOC127872067 gene encoding membrane cofactor protein-like produces the protein MNTEKDLYCELPPVPPNGSVRLISGTTTYGSVAVLACNTGFEPGLPEYSYCDVDGWTNNCGSPVPTPKSNVKYGETKVGSKAVVDCTTGYEINGATDTMMCRQNGTWGPEITCFKTGCPTGDFMAVPNGAITLNVKDVTDYGSTALEACNVGAS, from the exons ATGAACACTGAGAAGGacttgt ATTGCGAGCTACCACCTGTGCCCCCAAATGGATCAGTTCGGCTGATTTCTGGAACGACAACCTACGGAAGCGTAGCTGTTCTTGCGTGCAACACTGGGTTCGAACCTGGCCTCCCAGAATACAGCTACTGTGACGTTGACGGATGGACCAACA ACTGCGGATCGCCAGTTCCTACTCCAAAATCAAATGTGAAGTATGGTGAGACCAAAGTCGGCAGCAAGGCGGTAGTGGATTGTACAACCGGATATGAGATAAACGGTGCCACTGATACGATGATGTGTAGACAGAACGGCACTTGGGGTCCGGAAATCACGTGCTTTAAAACAG GATGTCCTACCGGAGATTTCATGGCAGTTCCAAACGGGGCAATAACACTTAACGTGAAAGACGTCACGGACTACGGATCCACGGCTTTGGAAGCGTGTAACGTCGG AGCAAGTTGA